GGGTCCTCGTCCAGCAGGAACACCGTCGCAGTCGTAATGGCCCCCACCTCGACGCCGAGTGCGCGCGCCGCGTCGGCGACAGTGGGTGTCGGTGCCGGCTGGGTCACGATGACACCGTGATGGCCTCGGGCGATGAGGGTGTCCGCGACTCGGCAGGCGATCGGTGGCAATGTCGACCTGCGCATGAAAACCAGAGTAGAGCGATTCGCGGGGAATGCGTCAGTATTCCGGATAGCCCTCGCTCGGCCCGAGCAGTTGGGCGATGCGCGCGTGCGTGCAACGTGCCAGCTCGGACACGCTGTGCTCCGAGACCTGTTCGTGCGCAACCGCTTCGAACGCCCGATCCAGATCGCCCGGCGAGAGCGCGAGCAGGCCGATGTCCGCGGTGGCCAGCAGCGCGTCCCGATCTGGGAAGGGTCTGGCGTCGGCGAGTTCGGTCGCCCAGGTGACATTGCCGCAACAGCCGAAGAGCGCGTGAATCGCGCGGGCGCGGGGAAATTGGTTGAACCGGTCGAGACCGATTCCCTGATGCATCAACACAGTGGCCTCCGAGCCGAAAAGTGAGGTTCGATGACTTGGTTCCATGATCCGCGCACGGCCGGCTAGGAACTACTGCCTCGCAACAATTTTGCGCACCTTTAACAGGATTTACGCCGCACGCGGCACCTTGCGGCGAGCTTCGCGGTCAAAGCGTCAGGGGAGTGGACCGGACGAGGTGTGTTCGTCTCCCGCCCTCTGGAATACGCTGTACAAATGACTGACTGGCAGGCATTTACCGTCGAGATCAAAGACCATGTCGCGCAGGTGACGCTGACGGGTCCCGGCAAGGGCAACGCGATGGGCCCGGATTTCTGGCGGGAGCTGCCGGAGATCTTCCAGGGGCTGGACGC
This genomic stretch from Nocardia brasiliensis ATCC 700358 harbors:
- a CDS encoding 2-oxo-4-hydroxy-4-carboxy-5-ureidoimidazoline decarboxylase is translated as MHQGIGLDRFNQFPRARAIHALFGCCGNVTWATELADARPFPDRDALLATADIGLLALSPGDLDRAFEAVAHEQVSEHSVSELARCTHARIAQLLGPSEGYPEY